In Podospora pseudocomata strain CBS 415.72m chromosome 4, whole genome shotgun sequence, the genomic stretch GTTAGTTCTGCTTGCAATTCCCTGAAAAAGAGGGATCGATAGAAAGAGAGATTGAAACTTACACGGGAACCGCTCCCGGATTTGTCAGCTTCATGGTATGTGGTGATGCTGCAGGTAAAGAAAAGAAATCTCGTCGCAAAGGCTCTGGGATGGACTTGGGTTGGCTCTGGGGGGGCAGAAACCAAAAAGTTTCAATCGTTGGGGCCCGAAACGGAAGGCGGACAGAATTCTTCTGCTGCACGGTCCATGGAGTTTGCACTCCTCTAGCGCCGGAAATCTCCGTTCCCAGCGTTCAAAGGTGGGTCAAAACGGTGACAGTTGAAGGTGGGTCTTGAATCTTGAAGCTTGTTTTATCCCCGCCTGTTTTTAAGTGTCTTGAAGACTTGAGGACATAGGCCCTTATTGAGCCGCAGTAATGGGTTCTGTTGTCAGTAATGGGTTCTGTTGTTAGAGAGCGAGAGGATGTCCATGGTGTATCATGAGTCTATCACCTGCTCATGTTTTGGTGTCTCTCCCTCAGCTACTCTAGACTCTGGACTGTGGCTTGCTGTAGCGTGAGCCATGTATGTTTGACAACAGCTGGTATCTCCATAGCTGTAAAGAAAGCTATGAAACTCAATACTCTAGATAAAACGTAGTTTTTTCAACATAGAAGAACACGATAAATAGTAGAAGTGAGCGAGCATTGATGAGACCCAGATTGGTCATGCCCCCATGTGCTACCCATGCAGGCTCGGTGGGGCAGTGGACTTGGCGCAGCTAGTCCCTCTCCGCCATATCGGGTACGGGGGACCTGTGCAGCATCTGTACAACGACGCAAGAACAGCCTGAAGTTGCACCAGGCCCTCCGACACCAGCGCCCtctctcaacctcatcgCATCGAGGCCCCGATCGATTCCATCGCGAACACCCTTCTGGGATACCGCCCCGAGCTATACTGCAATACCACCCCGAATTGGCCCGCAACAGGACCCGTGTTGCCACGCGCCGCCCGTCGACTGATTCGAGAACCGAGACCACGAAACCCCATTTGCGCAATCTGCACCTTTTCATGTCTCTGGCCACGAGGAGCCCGTGATTCGCGGAGACGCCCTCAACATCCCGGGGCTCCTCCGCTGCTGCCATGGAGCTCGGCACTCCGTCACATAGAGCACCAAGTCATCCATCGAAACTGTCTCCCGCTGCTGCCCCCGGGAGACCACACCGTCCCATACTGCCCGACAACACCCTCGCACCGCCCATTCTCGTCGCTTGATCCGGATGGTGCTTTCTGCGCATGTCCAGGCTTACCACACGACCGCTTCTCCGACGTCAGCCTTGGGTGGACGCTGCTCCCCCTGTGACGCGACGCCTTGTGCGACACCACCGATATGGAGGCTGGGGACTATGACACCAATACTCTGTTAATTGTAAGAACGCTGCGCATACTCGTTTGGCCCCTCGATCCTATGCTAACATGTCGGACCTATCCTAGAACAACCTCTCTGCCGTTTCTTATCGTATCTATGAACCCATTGCGTCCCACGCTTACACGTTTAATGCCTCCGATGTCCACGATGCGCTGCGCAACGATGGCCACCTGGTATATATGGACAGTGTCCGCCATGGAATTTGGTGCTTctacctctccaccgccgacCCTGCCGTGAATCCAGAGTCGATTGGTCTTTttgcgaggatggtggtctGCGGCTACACGTTGGGTCTTGTGGGAGAGGGGCACTTTAGGCCCGTTGATCTGTTCAAGAGTCGCATGTCGGGCGGGGATCCCATCAACACGCCGAGCAGCTCGTCTTCGGCCGGATTTGCCGCCGATATGGGGCTGCAAAGAGCCCAGTCTTTCAACAtgccgacaccaacaacggtTGGAAATGTGGTTCTGGCTGACGTCAAGGGCTATGCTTCGGTGCCTATTCCCGAGATCCACCGATACTTCATGAAAGCTGCGTTAGAGTCCCTGACGACCTATTTCTGCCGACAAATAGGTGCAATCGCCCTGAACCCCCGTGCTGTCCTGCTTCCACCCGAGGCTCTCAATACGGACGATGCCGACCATGTCTCGGCCCTGGCGACCTTTCGGGTGTATTTGACCACCACTGGAACACTTGTTATCTCGCTCAATGTTTCCCTCTCCAAGAGCCTGGTTGCATGTTCACGGCCTTTTCAAGGTAGCATGATGCCTCCCAGTCCAATTCTAGCCGCCCCATTTGGACATTTTGGATCCTTGCAGGGCATTCTTGATACGGATAACCAGGGCACTGAAAATGGGTTCGTTCAGTCCCCAGATACCCAGATTGGCCGGTTAAGGTCTGGGTCAGGGGAAAGGTTTTCTCAGTGGAAGACGTTGGTCTGCGAAGTCTTGAAAATGCATGGCATGTCATCCAACATCTTGAATGGATCCTCGTGGTTAAATGTCCACTTTTCGCAAAGGAAACCATACGAACAGCGAGGCGACGGAAAGAATACACCGCTCGTCAACCCCGGTCCAAATGCGCCATGGCCATCTGTTTTGTGTTTTCGAAGAGCAAGGGTGGAGCCAGTGGGCGATGTCAACTTTGACAAGGCGGTGCCAGGGAATGCTGGAGAGCATGGTGATCCTCTGAGCATGGTGAAGAGTTGGTGTCAAGGGTTGTCTAAGCGAGAGGAGGATATGtcacaaagaaaaaaggaacgGGAAGCTGCGCTTCTTCGTGAAAAAGCCGAAGTGGACGGGAGAAATATCCAGCTTAACGGTCACTCGCCAATGAACCCCCGGCGACCAAGTAACACAGGACCAGCTCTAACAGCAGCAGGCGTCATGTACCCGACACCGCCGGATGGAGTTCTTCAGCCAGGAATTATGCCCTTGTTCGATGGGACAACGGTCAGCCCAGCGaatctccccccccaaaatgtGGTGGTCGATATGGAAGTAAATATACAACAGGATGTTTCAATGACGGATGGCTTTGGTGATGAATGGGATGGTCAGGAGTCGAAACCTGAACCGACAACGGCTGGGTTCACAGACGAGCATATGTATGGCGATTTGGACGAGGATATGTTTGGAGGAAACGAACTCACGGATGCCGACTTCAGCTTCTTTGATCAGCCAGCGGATAATCTGGATCTAGACTCTCATCAAGTGGACGGCACGGGGCCTTCTATGGACCTCCAGTTAACGAATAACACAGCGGCTCAAGAACCCGGACGAGCTACCCAAGGACCGAATAGTCGTCAACCAGGCCCTACAAATGCACAACCACAGTTTACGAAACCCGAACTTAAACACGCTCGCAGTATTCTCGCTGAGAGTCGACAGCAAATCAACGCCCAAAATTTTAATCATAATTCGGCAGCGGGTATCAAGAGGCAGACCAGTCCCTTCAACCCAGAAACTGTCTTCAAGAAAATCAAAGCCTCCTTTAAGCCACTACCTCCCTCACGGGTGGCACCCAAAGGCGGTCCTCCGCGGCGCCGGAGCGTGTTTGAGAGGGTGGAATTCAACCCTGCCCTTTCACTTGATAGCGTCAAGTATCAAGCGAGCGGACCATTTACGTACCAGCCACCAACACTAAACAGCTATCTGCCAAACGAGGGCCCTCTAACCACCGGTCGCCTGCTCGGATCTGCCAAACAACGGCGAAACATCAAAGAGTTGTCGTTTGATCTGCTTGGCTTACAGAAGAGGATCAACGGTGCAGGTGCCAGTCCAGCCAAAAGAGACGAAGGACTCTCGGATGACGACGAAAGTAGTTTGGAATCGGATGATGATACGACAAGCAATGTCAGCGCACGCgcctcttctccagcaaAGTCGAGTGTGCTGAGAAGGCGGCCTGACGATGATGTTATTTCCATGGCGGCTTCGTTCAAGGACCTGGAGAATTATGCCACCGACTCCCCCGGTTACTCTCCGAATGACATGATCCGCCTTTCCAACTCGGAAGTGCCAGAGTTGTCGCTGACGAGGTGGTTTGCAGACCCGGAGCCGGTGCCACTCCGTATATCTGTCTCGGACGATGATTTTATTACTGTTGCGCAGGTCCTTACCGAGCAAGCGGCTGGTGGGACTTTGAGGTTGGAGCCAGAAAGACCATGCTCCGAGATCCGGGACACACGTCAGGGGTTGGTAGATGCCATTCGGTACTCTATTCAGGGACTTCAACGGGCTTTGCCACGGGCACTGATGGGTGCGACTGAGTGCCATTTTCGGGCGTTTGCTGAGGTTCAGGATGTGCCATTATTGGTTCAGCCAGTCCAGCCACAGAGTCGGGTGCAAATGAGGCCGGCTGATCTAGGCAGGCCAACATTTCAAATACTGCCAGTACCCCATATTGAAGTCCGTCGCAATAATGGCCAGTTAGCGCTGTTACCTTCAGCACTTACCTTCTGGGAGAGCTTGGGTCTTGGTCCAGCGCAAGGTGCCAAAGATGTTGTCGCTGTGTGCGTGTTTCCACACGGAGAAGGCATGCGGGACAATGCTACCGTCTtcttggagaggatgagaagcATGTACGAGTTGATGAATTTTGGAAGTCATGCCAAGCTGCCCACGACGGCGAGTATTGTGGATGGGCTTGTCTCTGTCCCAATCGATCAGGGGTTTGTCTCTCCCGGTATACATCTTTCCAGGCCTCACTCAATCTACACCGACCACATGGCCAACTTGGCCCTATCACTCGCCAACGTGCCCATGACGGAGAAGAACTTTGTCGTGTATTTCGCATACAACCCGGAAAACCCGACGTCCATCGTGGATTCCTGCTGCGCCTTCCAGGAGTTATTTGAACATTACAAACGCTGCATGCTAGAGAGGAAAAAGCAGATCCTCAACGAACTCGTCCTCCAACTCATCCCGCTCGACCTCATTGCGTCGGATACCTCGATGGTTGTCTTGCCAACGCCAGAGTGCATGCGCCTCTGCATCGAAACCTACGACCGCTGCACTCTATTCGGTGGCCCCATGCCCGCCCCGGCAATCATCCTCGAGAGCGCCCTGCCCAGGGAAGTCCCCTTTCGAATATCCCCCACCCCGTCCCCGGACATCCTCCACGAAAACAGCCACATGCATGTCGCCTACGCGCAAAGCACAGACGAGCGCTGGGTGACGGCAGCGTGGACCGACCCCCGCGGCCAAAAGCAAATGACGGCCTCGTATTGCCTAGGCCGAAGGAACAAACCGCTAACCCGCCACATCAGCGAGGTGATATCCGAAATCTGGGAAACGACCTATGACCTCATCTCGTCGTGTAAAGTCTCGTGGAAAATTATCGTCACCAAGTCAGGCGTGATGGAACCCCAGGAAGCGGACTTGTGGATCGCAAAAAGTCAGGACGAGCACAGGGTTGTGACGAGCTTGACgctcgtggtggtggatgcgaACCCGAGCTTGCAGCTTGTgccgccggtggtgagggtgccgCCTGCTGGGGTGCATGCCGCGTTTTATACCACGCCTGTGTCGACGCCGCAGCCGTTTTCGGTGCTGTCGCCTGAACAGGGGAACAATAACCCGCCTACGCCGACGGTTGTGAGTAGTAGTCATAATAATCCGGCGACGCCGAATGATAATACCAATAATGATGGTGGgcaggggggggatgggaatggggtcGAGAGGACGGTGGTTGATGTTTGGGATAGTGTTTACTCTGTTGTTGTCGCGCATAGGCTGAGCAATAGTCTGGGTTTGACCGAGATTAATCCTGCTTGGGCGAGCGGGTatttggtgaggaggaatgCGAgtaggggggaggatgtgcctggggtgatggaggtggggttggtgtggtgtgaACAGGTGAATGCcaggggggttgggtatgagggggtgctgagggaggtgatgggggagtttagggggttggggacgttggcgagggcgagggggtgtatgacggaggagagggatcTCAGGCCTTGGCatgtgggtgttgttgaacgGGGGTGtagggtgttggggttgttgatgtgattttttttattttttattttttatttttgggaggggggggggggtgtggggGAACGAATCGAATGAAAGTGTAGATATGTTTTGTATGGAGCGGACACTTTTTCCCTCATGTTTTGAAATGGCGGGGGTATGGATATGGGTTTTTGCAATTTGTTTTTCTCTGTTCATGAGATGCTAGGGGTTACGGGACAAAGTGTGCGTgcattgtttgttttgtcttttttgtCTAGCGAGAGAGAAAGACGGGGGTAGATGTGTTGGAATGCATGAATGGATACCATGTGTAGGATATATAGCCTACAATTTGTCTATAACAATGAATAAGTGGATAGCATTGGTTCAGAGTGTCTATTCCCTACCCTCTACGGGTACCCATCTATCAAACGCCCTTGCTTTCTATCTCGAAACAAGAAAATGCCCACCCATCTATCCCAAATACTGACATCACCCCTTAATTCTCCCAAAAACCCGGAAACAAAAATTCGACCCTCTTCATCGCCTCGGAATCCCTCCCCTCAGGCTTGGTCATAAACTTGACCGCCCCCTGCGCGCTCCCCTCCCAGTGCTTCGCCAGCACCAAAGCGCTATTCTCCTGCTTGCACAGCTCATCCAGCACCGCACCAACAAGATGCTTGGCGTTCTCGCTGTTGGCAGCCATATacttcatcaccatggccacatccacatcctccccctcggtGTTCCTCCAGCAGTCGTAATCAGTAGCCATGCAGATCATCTGATAGGCCAGCTCGGCCTCCCTCGCGAGCTTGGCCTCGGGAAGCGCGCTCATGTTGATGACGGAACCGCCCCAGGAGCGGTACATGTTGCTCTCGGCCCTGGTGCTGAACTGGGGGCCCTCCATGCAGACGACCGTCCCCTCCTTGTGGAGAACCACCCCGTCGCCCTTCATGGCCGCGGCGCACTTCTGGACGATTGCCGAGAGCTTCGCGTCGAAGGGGTCGGCGAAGCCGACGTGGCCGACTACGCCGCCTTCGAAAAAGGTAAAGGGACGGATACCCTTGGTGCGGTCGATGATTTGGTCGGGGACGACAAAATCCATGGGCTTGATGTGCTCTTGGAGGGAGCCGACGGCGGAGAAGGCGATGATGGAGCGGACGCCGAGGGAGCGGAGGGCGGCGATGTTGGCACGGGCGGGGACCTCGTGGGGGGCaatttggtggtgggcgcCGTggcgggcgaggaaggcgatggGGACGCCCGAGTGctcgatgatgaggatgggggaggagggggcgccCCAGGGGGTAGTGGGGGTTACGGAGGCGATGGGGACGAAGCCTGGGATTTGGGAGAGGCCGGTTCCGCCGATAACGGCGATGTGGACGGGccctggggggaggtggttatGTTAGTGATTATCGTGCCATAAGAGGTTTATAAAGGGGGGAAATTGGACGAGGCGCATCGTCTGTCGCATTGGAGGGAGGGTACATACGGTcaaaggtggtggggagggccGAGACGGTCATGATGGGCGGATAGGGGCGATTGGGCGATGGGTAGACAATCTGGGAAAATGAAGAGAGTTAAGGGAACAGAACCACACGCTTCCAAGTGCAAAACAAGAATGCGCGCGAGATATCTGGTATTTGTAAGACCACCACTGAGCCGAAGACACCCTGCCTGCTCTGACAATTTATGGTGGGGCTCTCGATGCGAATTTTACCCCGCCGTTGGAGAGACGTTGCGGTCGACGGGGATTCGACAGGGGTTATTATGTGACGCTAGACTCGGAGGGGTTTAGCGCAGAAGGTCGATTTCGAGCAACGGCCAAAGGTTGGGTGGTAGATCGACTCTCTTTAACTTTGATCTCATATTAAAGTTTGTCAGCTTgttccctttttttcccttcatCGGTTCAACGTGGTACTACTGTACGTGTACGGCTAGGGTCAAACCATTGATTCAATCAAGTTTCACAAGCTTCAAAAAACTGTTGCCTCGACTGggccatccatctccatcaaccaTGACAGGAGCCGAGGCCGCAAACATTGCGGcaaactcaccaccaccaccaccaccacctctcgaGCTCGAACCATTACCTAGAAACAGTAATGGACGCCGGCCACTCAGCATCGAGGAGGTGTGCTTCACCTCGGCCATGACCTGCTTCGAGGGGTTGCTAAAGCTGGACCCCGCCATCGGCACAAGAACCATGTTCTATGTCACCAAGTTCATTTCACGGACTCTGGAAAAAACACATGCCCTCAAGGATGTCAGGGAAAATCTGTCAAAAAGCGTCGAGGTCTGGATATGGTTAACCAGAGACTTTGCCGCTGCCATCCCCAGTTTAACAACCCGTTCCATCGGACCTCTGGCCAGCTTGAATGATCCAGACAAGGGCGTCACGGCTCAGGAGAGCACAACTTTGATCACCAAAAATTACCAATCTTTGAGGGACGATCTTCAGCTGTTGATCAAGTTGATGCACATTGCTAGAAACCTCCTGGTTGTGCCCGAGCCTGAGATCCCCCAAGATTTATGTGCTGCGGCCCAGTTCGACCAGATGCTCTACCAAACCATCATTCTTTGTGTTAATGTCACAAGTAAGGCTTACGACGGCGATATTCTGGAAGAGGGTGCCAGGCTGAAGTTGAGCGAGATCACCGAGCTGTGTAAGTCCTCTAACCCCAAGTCCTGTAGCTACGGATACCATCACTAACTCCAAAGAAAGATAAGAAACTGCTGGTTACGTGTCTTCAACAAGCCCACAACTGGATTGCCAAAAATGACAGAAACAAAATGTCGTTCTGGTCGACTGTTCTTTTCGACGAGGACGCCATGGAAGATAGCAGCCTGtatggagagggagagttCCGGCCTGATGTCGCCAAAACGGAGGTGCAAAACTGGTATGAGCGCAATTCCGAGTTTTGTCCCAAAGCTCGCCAACTCCTCGTTGAATACGAGGAGACGGTGGCACGTCATGGCATTCCTCCAGGACATTTACCATGCATCTCACCACTGGCCTGGAACTGGCTGCCAGAAGGCTCGGTGAGGGCCCGTGCGGACAAGGCATCagacaacaccaagatcacGCCGCAATGGGTAGAGGACGAGCCCGACAAGTTCACCCAAGACCAGCGTTATGGGCGCGTGTCACGAGAGGTGGATGTCTGGTGGCTCAAGATCCGCGATCCCAACTACGAAAGCTGGGTGGTTCCGATGCCGACGGTCGAGTTTGCCCAGCAGAGAACAGAAAACTGCAAGGCCAATCTCGTCAACCGGTACGCGCATGCCTACAGGACAGAAGAGCACGAGGTTGAGGACTCGGTGCACTCTGCTGAAGGAAACCCACTACCTGAGGGATCGGGAGAGCAAGATGCCAAGGAGGGTGGCCATTACGCTCATGACTATAATGACGACATGATCGAAGAGGAAGACATTGACGATGACGAGTCCTACGGGGAAGGTCCCATGAGTGGCCTCCTCACCGAGGTGCCCAACATTTTGGATCCCAAGCAGATCGAAGCCCTCCACATGATTGTCAAGTCGTGTATTCTCGACAACGCCGGTCTCGCACTTAGTAACGCGGGGGAAAATCTGCAAAAGACCAGGTGCAGAATGTTTCTTGCGCTGGAATGCGGACGGAGTTTGCTTCGGGAAATACTCGTCTTCATTGCCGTGTGGGAGAAGTCGGAGCAATCACTCATTTTCCAGCTCACGACGCAGATTGTGGAGGCGATTCACCATAGTGCCCTGATCCCCTACGCCTGGCAGTCGTTGAGAATACCAAAGGATATAATCTCACCCGCTCAGACAGTCTTGCTGCGGCTGGTCAACAACATGTTCCGGGCTCGGAATGCCGATCCACCAAAAGCAGAGTCGAAGGAGCATCTTCGAGATGTCAAGCTTTTGCATTTCCTGTTTATTCAGTTCCGTAGTCGGATTGTACCCGAGTGCGCTGCCTTGATGCATCTTCAGGCGCAGATCAGGAACGAGTTGTGTGATCCGTCGGATTTCCCCGTCGACAGCTGGGATATGGAGCGTGCAAAGGATGGGCTGACGCAATTTTTGGAACTCTTGTCAACGGTCAATGAGCTACAGGAGACGAGGCATTATCTTATCGAGTGGGAGGCGGCTTACGAGCTGATCGTGTTGCTCAAGGGGCTTGAGGCCGGTGTAGAAAAGGCAACCATGGTTCAGCCAGTGCCTGCCCGTTCTGCCCCACGCCAGCAGCATGATACCCCCGACCATGACGATCACGGTTACGACTCGGAGGACCACCCTctcgctccccctcccccgcttcAGGAGCCAGCACACAAGTTCCCCTGGGCTGGCATAAAAGGCCAGATCCTCCATATTCTGGCCGGTCTGCTCCAACCACCCAACGGGCGAAACGGTCCCGGCAACCCGGAGGTCCAAGACCAAATCCTCCGCCACAACGGTCTCGTCCCCCTACTCAACTGCTGCGTCTACGACGACCACAACCGGTTCGCAAGAGAGCGGGTTCAGATCTGTCTCAAGTGGTTGATGGACGGCTCCAACGCGGCTAACAAATTCCTGAGGGATCTGGTGGCCATGAACCCCCAGCCTAGCCCACAACAACTCGCGCAACAGGCGGCTCAACAGGGTCTTAGGGTAGACGGTCTGCCATCAGATGTTAGAGTTCGCACCCGGGGGGCGCAAGATGAagccgctcctcctccgagaCCTAACCTGAGCGCTGTCCACGCCCCCTCAAGCAGGTCCCTGCCTCCCCTGGTAGCGACGAATGCTGGGCCGGGGAATCCAGGgggccctcctcctccgccgccaccggGACATGTACCTGTCAcggcggtgttggaggtggaggtggatgagaatGGGGAGATTGATAGGGATACGCTGAAGGAACATATATTGCCTCCGAtcagggggggtggtggtcaacaAGGGGAGAGGAATAGGTCAGaggagttgttgaggaaCATCATGACTTTGGCGGATGagcaggctgctgctgctgctgttgcagcgggggcgggggtgggggtggtggaaggtggAGTGATGGGGGGAAATAATAATACTCATCCGAGGAATCGGTCGGAGGAGTTGTTGAGGGATATTATCACGTTGGCGGATgaggcggcgaggttggcgatgaATAGTCGGcctgggggggatggggagggggatgagacggaggaggaggaggaggtggaggaggaggagtttatGTGAAGCCGTCTGAAAAGGCAGATATAGATTATACCGGCAAATAGAAAACGAACATTGGGGCCGGACGGAGTTGGAAGGGTTAAAAGCATTGCAGGCGTCTGTTTTTCTCGCGGATTTTAGAGAGTATCAAATTTCGGAAGGGTGATTACATCCCCGCAGTCTATATCAGGGTGATAATATCGTGCGGACCATGCCCGTCTGTCTCTGGAATCAAGCGCTTATCCCTACCTGTCTGGTCGAGCCAGGTAAGCACCATGAATCTGTTACATATCTACCCCGCGGCACCTTGGTGCCTTTGTTCAGACGACAGTTCCAATCACCTACACAGtcagccagcaacaacaacgcaACATGGACGAAGCTGCGCCTCCATCCAAAAAGGCGGCGAAAAAGGCCGAAGCCAAGGCCAGAAAGGAGGCATTGAAGGCACAGCGCGCCGATGCACGCCAGGCACCTTCCTCTGCTGTCGAACTTGATGACCCTGCCAAGGGCTTTTATGGACAAGCTCCTACCACGCCCATCGTCTTTTCGTCCAGTGCCGAAGACATCAGTCTTCGGAACTTTAGCAATGGAAATGTAGAAGGCAAAACTATCATTCTCAGAGCATGGCTCCAAACCTCCCGGACTCAGAGTGCCAAGATGGCCTTTGTTGAACTACGGGAAGAAGGCAACTGGTATGTGATGGCAGATCACCATCCTTCTCTTCAGTGTCCATAACCTAACTTTCTTCCATTGAATCAGGACGATCCAGGGTGTCGCGACGGCCACATCGGAGCCCCCGAGCAGGAGTCACCCATCGTCAGCCGACCGATGGTGAGGTGGATCGCTGGAATCAACCCTGAGAGcttcgtggtggttgagTCCGAGGTACAGCGACCGATCGAACCTGTCAAGCGCTGCCGGGTGTCGAACTTTGAGCTTCGGATCACAAGATGCTATTTGCTGGCACCAGCGCCGGCAATTCTGGGCATGACACTGGCCGCCGCCAACCGACCAGTTGTTGACTTCGATGATGAAGCTATCGGGGCCAAAGCTGGTGtcaaagaggaagaagagaccGATAAGAAGG encodes the following:
- the SSN2 gene encoding mediator of RNA polymerase II transcription subunit 13 (COG:K; EggNog:ENOG503NWJR); the encoded protein is MEAGDYDTNTLLINNLSAVSYRIYEPIASHAYTFNASDVHDALRNDGHLVYMDSVRHGIWCFYLSTADPAVNPESIGLFARMVVCGYTLGLVGEGHFRPVDLFKSRMSGGDPINTPSSSSSAGFAADMGLQRAQSFNMPTPTTVGNVVLADVKGYASVPIPEIHRYFMKAALESLTTYFCRQIGAIALNPRAVLLPPEALNTDDADHVSALATFRVYLTTTGTLVISLNVSLSKSLVACSRPFQGSMMPPSPILAAPFGHFGSLQGILDTDNQGTENGFVQSPDTQIGRLRSGSGERFSQWKTLVCEVLKMHGMSSNILNGSSWLNVHFSQRKPYEQRGDGKNTPLVNPGPNAPWPSVLCFRRARVEPVGDVNFDKAVPGNAGEHGDPLSMVKSWCQGLSKREEDMSQRKKEREAALLREKAEVDGRNIQLNGHSPMNPRRPSNTGPALTAAGVMYPTPPDGVLQPGIMPLFDGTTVSPANLPPQNVVVDMEVNIQQDVSMTDGFGDEWDGQESKPEPTTAGFTDEHMYGDLDEDMFGGNELTDADFSFFDQPADNLDLDSHQVDGTGPSMDLQLTNNTAAQEPGRATQGPNSRQPGPTNAQPQFTKPELKHARSILAESRQQINAQNFNHNSAAGIKRQTSPFNPETVFKKIKASFKPLPPSRVAPKGGPPRRRSVFERVEFNPALSLDSVKYQASGPFTYQPPTLNSYLPNEGPLTTGRLLGSAKQRRNIKELSFDLLGLQKRINGAGASPAKRDEGLSDDDESSLESDDDTTSNVSARASSPAKSSVLRRRPDDDVISMAASFKDLENYATDSPGYSPNDMIRLSNSEVPELSLTRWFADPEPVPLRISVSDDDFITVAQVLTEQAAGGTLRLEPERPCSEIRDTRQGLVDAIRYSIQGLQRALPRALMGATECHFRAFAEVQDVPLLVQPVQPQSRVQMRPADLGRPTFQILPVPHIEVRRNNGQLALLPSALTFWESLGLGPAQGAKDVVAVCVFPHGEGMRDNATVFLERMRSMYELMNFGSHAKLPTTASIVDGLVSVPIDQGFVSPGIHLSRPHSIYTDHMANLALSLANVPMTEKNFVVYFAYNPENPTSIVDSCCAFQELFEHYKRCMLERKKQILNELVLQLIPLDLIASDTSMVVLPTPECMRLCIETYDRCTLFGGPMPAPAIILESALPREVPFRISPTPSPDILHENSHMHVAYAQSTDERWVTAAWTDPRGQKQMTASYCLGRRNKPLTRHISEVISEIWETTYDLISSCKVSWKIIVTKSGVMEPQEADLWIAKSQDEHRVVTSLTLVVVDANPSLQLVPPVVRVPPAGVHAAFYTTPVSTPQPFSVLSPEQGNNNPPTPTVVSSSHNNPATPNDNTNNDGGQGGDGNGVERTVVDVWDSVYSVVVAHRLSNSLGLTEINPAWASGYLVRRNASRGEDVPGVMEVGLVWCEQVNARGVGYEGVLREVMGEFRGLGTLARARGCMTEERDLRPWHVGVVERGCRVLGLLM
- a CDS encoding hypothetical protein (EggNog:ENOG503PGYB; COG:S), with the protein product MTGAEAANIAANSPPPPPPPLELEPLPRNSNGRRPLSIEEVCFTSAMTCFEGLLKLDPAIGTRTMFYVTKFISRTLEKTHALKDVRENLSKSVEVWIWLTRDFAAAIPSLTTRSIGPLASLNDPDKGVTAQESTTLITKNYQSLRDDLQLLIKLMHIARNLLVVPEPEIPQDLCAAAQFDQMLYQTIILCVNVTSKAYDGDILEEGARLKLSEITELYKKLLVTCLQQAHNWIAKNDRNKMSFWSTVLFDEDAMEDSSLYGEGEFRPDVAKTEVQNWYERNSEFCPKARQLLVEYEETVARHGIPPGHLPCISPLAWNWLPEGSVRARADKASDNTKITPQWVEDEPDKFTQDQRYGRVSREVDVWWLKIRDPNYESWVVPMPTVEFAQQRTENCKANLVNRYAHAYRTEEHEVEDSVHSAEGNPLPEGSGEQDAKEGGHYAHDYNDDMIEEEDIDDDESYGEGPMSGLLTEVPNILDPKQIEALHMIVKSCILDNAGLALSNAGENLQKTRCRMFLALECGRSLLREILVFIAVWEKSEQSLIFQLTTQIVEAIHHSALIPYAWQSLRIPKDIISPAQTVLLRLVNNMFRARNADPPKAESKEHLRDVKLLHFLFIQFRSRIVPECAALMHLQAQIRNELCDPSDFPVDSWDMERAKDGLTQFLELLSTVNELQETRHYLIEWEAAYELIVLLKGLEAGVEKATMVQPVPARSAPRQQHDTPDHDDHGYDSEDHPLAPPPPLQEPAHKFPWAGIKGQILHILAGLLQPPNGRNGPGNPEVQDQILRHNGLVPLLNCCVYDDHNRFARERVQICLKWLMDGSNAANKFLRDLVAMNPQPSPQQLAQQAAQQGLRVDGLPSDVRVRTRGAQDEAAPPPRPNLSAVHAPSSRSLPPLVATNAGPGNPGGPPPPPPPGHVPVTAVLEVEVDENGEIDRDTLKEHILPPIRGGGGQQGERNRSEELLRNIMTLADEQAAAAAVAAGAGVGVVEGGVMGGNNNTHPRNRSEELLRDIITLADEAARLAMNSRPGGDGEGDETEEEEEVEEEEFM
- the MEU1 gene encoding S-methyl-5-thioadenosine phosphorylase (COG:F; EggNog:ENOG503NV1I; BUSCO:EOG09263KB4); protein product: MTVSALPTTFDRPVHIAVIGGTGLSQIPGFVPIASVTPTTPWGAPSSPILIIEHSGVPIAFLARHGAHHQIAPHEVPARANIAALRSLGVRSIIAFSAVGSLQEHIKPMDFVVPDQIIDRTKGIRPFTFFEGGVVGHVGFADPFDAKLSAIVQKCAAAMKGDGVVLHKEGTVVCMEGPQFSTRAESNMYRSWGGSVINMSALPEAKLAREAELAYQMICMATDYDCWRNTEGEDVDVAMVMKYMAANSENAKHLVGAVLDELCKQENSALVLAKHWEGSAQGAVKFMTKPEGRDSEAMKRVEFLFPGFWEN